The Mauremys reevesii isolate NIE-2019 linkage group 1, ASM1616193v1, whole genome shotgun sequence genome has a segment encoding these proteins:
- the TMEM121B gene encoding transmembrane protein 121B has product MHRAVSNQRSGSSSSSSGSFQPPPPPAHPAAALQPLFLGGRSRRVSGSSSGSARARSSSSSGGEEEESISKPLQQQQLGLQHDGGELYGGAGPAGGSGGHRRGLLWPGAGSGGSRWGYRALSLVLLLGQGALLDLYLIAVTDLYWCSWIATDLVLAAGWGIFFCRNSRARRRERPPPGHPPPPPLHPLLLHPPHGGRAAGRAGGPLRGGDFAYAHLAWLIYSIAFTPKAALILGTSILELIELRLPLGTTGFRVTLALSAPLLYCLLRAIGPDGAGQLLLPPQPPPQHRAAAAFLATCLDLLDSFTLLELVLQPGRPAPLPGPLRYLLIAVYFLCLASPVLWLYELSAARPPGAARLALHLLLPAGLLDAPLLALRCLLLLRYQQPLSVFMLKNLFFLACRGLEAMESCCLLRPAAGGAKYSAAPGPGPGAAQLSHCISENDMGPHGYVNTLAVSAQN; this is encoded by the exons ATGCACCGAGCTGTCTCCAACCAGCGCtcgggctcctcctcctcctcctccggctccttccagccgccgccgccgcccgctcACCCCGCCGccgccctgcagcccctgttcctgGGCGGCCGCAGCCGGCGCGTGTCGGGCTCCAGCTCGGGCTCGGCCCGggcccgcagcagcagcagcagcgggggcgaggaggaggagagcaTCAGCAAACCCCTG cagcagcagcagctcgggcTGCAGCATGACGGCGGGGAGCTGTACGGGGGCGCGGGCCCGGCCGGGGGCAGCGGCGGCCACCGCCGGGGGCTGCTGTGGCCGGGCGCGGGCTCCGGCGGGTCGCGCTGGGGCTACAGGGCGCtgtccctggtgctgctgctggggcagggcgCGCTGCTGGACCTTTACCTGATCGCCGTCACCGACCTCTACTGGTGCAGCTGGATCGCCACCGACCTGGTGCTGGCGGCCGGCTGGGGCATCTTCTTCTGCCGCAACAGCCGGGCCCGGCGCCGGGAGCGCCCCCCGCCGggtcaccccccgcccccgccgctgcacccgctgctgctgcaccccccgCACGGCGGCCGGGccgcgggccgggctgggggcccCCTGCGGGGAGGGGACTTCGCCTACGCgcacctggcctggctgatctACTCCATCGCCTTCACCCCCAAGGCGGCGCTGATCCTGGGCACCTCCATCCTGGAGCTGATCGAGCTGCGCCTGCCGCTGGGCACCACCGGCTTCCGCGTCACGCTGGCGCTCTCCGCCCCGCTGCTCTACTGCCTGCTGCGGGCCATCGGCCCCGACGGCGCcggccagctgctgctgccgccccagcccccgccccagcaccgcgCGGCCGCCGCCTTCCTGGCCACCTGCCTCGACCTGCTGGACAGCTTCACCCTGCTGGAGCTGGTGCTGCagcccggccgcccggccccgctgcccGGCCCGCTGCGCTACCTGCTCATCGCCGTCTACTTCCTCTGCCTGGCCTCGCCCGTGCTCTGGCTCTACGAGCTCAGCGCCGCCCGGCCGCCCGGCGCCGcccgcctggccctgcacctgctgCTGCCCGCCGGGCTGCTGGACGCGCCGCTGCTCGCCCtgcgctgcctcctgctgctgcgcTACCAGCAGCCGCTCTCCGTCTTCATGCTCAAGAACCTCTTCTTCCTGGCCTGCCGCGGCCTCGAGGCCATGGAGAGCTGCTGCCTGCTCCGCCCCGCCGCCGGGGGCGCCAAGTACAGCGCGGCCCCTGGCCCGGGGCCCGGCGCCGCCCAGCTCAGCCACTGCATCTCCGAGAACGACATGGGGCCCCACGGCTACGTCAACACCCTGGCGGTCAGCGCCCAGAactga